A region of Prosthecobacter debontii DNA encodes the following proteins:
- a CDS encoding cyclic nucleotide-binding domain-containing protein: protein MKEYAYIHEDGQLPAPLSAVPFLNSFTEDQLDEVLNSSSLLQCDEGDTIIREGSIDSRIYILLSGELEVKVAGKKVAVIGRAGDVFGELALVNQDKRAASVIAGSRALCLAVDQKFLQDIHPREEDPAFHAALFEFVARLVARKLDATSRRLAELEKELKALKGIDGSEAPAKTTTAKVPVKGKEKEKAKKPTLKKAMARR from the coding sequence ATGAAAGAGTATGCTTACATCCATGAGGACGGTCAGTTGCCAGCGCCGCTGAGTGCAGTGCCGTTTCTCAACAGTTTCACGGAAGATCAGCTCGATGAAGTGCTGAATTCTTCCAGCCTGCTTCAATGTGATGAGGGAGATACCATCATCCGTGAGGGCAGCATTGATTCCCGCATTTACATTCTGCTCAGCGGCGAGCTGGAAGTGAAGGTCGCAGGTAAAAAAGTGGCCGTGATCGGACGGGCTGGCGACGTGTTTGGCGAGTTGGCTCTGGTCAACCAAGACAAGCGTGCGGCGTCTGTCATTGCCGGTAGCCGCGCGTTGTGCTTGGCTGTGGACCAGAAGTTTCTCCAGGACATTCACCCGCGGGAAGAAGATCCTGCCTTTCATGCCGCCCTCTTCGAGTTTGTGGCTCGATTGGTGGCGCGTAAGCTGGATGCTACCTCGCGCCGTTTAGCAGAGCTCGAAAAAGAGCTGAAAGCCTTGAAAGGAATCGATGGCTCGGAAGCTCCGGCGAAAACGACCACGGCTAAGGTGCCTGTGAAAGGGAAAGAAAAGGAAAAGGCCAAAAAACCGACCCTTAAAAAAGCCATGGCACGCCGCTAA